A stretch of Mya arenaria isolate MELC-2E11 chromosome 14, ASM2691426v1 DNA encodes these proteins:
- the LOC128217300 gene encoding G-patch domain and KOW motifs-containing protein-like gives MTEPEKVSVSFGFSKKSEKKVLKRTINDEEKKYLEETDYVTSLEDKEVKSSKPKQEKKEIVIPLIKTNNWKTNHLKAANNGLDSQAVQEIMQEASARQESWETRGAVDTDLAIPLLMQNQVPEGFETDDRLDVSLRPDEPEDAVYEDVPIEAFGMAMLKGMGWKEGEGIGKNNKAIKPVEAVLRPKGMGLGADRGQAQDLNKSKQGSVGKQEDSLELRLKKGAHCLIENGVNKDLYGVIEGVDEDNARLMVKLTISGKLVSVSQYNTKLVAADEYQKYSKYINKGAADRYKEKEDKRKEKEEREEQKYAESKHGDKRGREWERSGSRERARDKHGRKKDKRKDREHDEKSSKKRKYDDDRPESSSSYTNGSGSSQRAPPLWLKPNLRVRLVDEHFKKGKYFNTKLVIVDVMDRDHCVCKTEEGKILEDISQTMLETVVPRSDSSYVSIISGKHRGQLAHVLERDKRKYLATLQLLSDRDTVLQLDYDSICEYVGDINEEYDF, from the exons ATGACGGAACCCGAAAAAGTTTCGGTATCGTTTGGATTTTCAAAGAAGTCAGAGAAAAAGGTTCTAAAAAGAACCATAAATGATGAAGAGAAAAAGTATTTAGAAGAGACTGACTATGTTACGTCGCTTGAAGATAAAGAAGTGAAAAG TTCGAAGCCAAAACAAGAGAAGAAAGAGATTGTGATACCCTTGATAAAGACAAACAACTGGAAAACGAACCACCTGAAGGCGGCCAATAATGGCTTGGACTCACAGGCAGTGCAGGAAATCATGCAAG AGGCTTCCGCCCGTCAGGAGAGTTGGGAAACACGGGGGGCGGTGGACACAGACCTCGCCATTCCCCTCCTCATGCAGAACCAGGTACCTGAAGGCTTCGAGACGGATGACAGGCTTGACGTCTCACTCAGACCAGATGAG CCCGAGGATGCAGTGTATGAAGACGTCCCTATTGAGGCGTTTGGAATGGCCATGTTGAAGGGGATGGGATGGAAGGAGGGAGAGGGTATTGGGAAAAATAACAA AGCAATAAAGCCAGTGGAAGCTGTTTTGCGGCCTAAGGGGATGGGATTAGGGGCTGACAGGGGACAAGCCCAGGATCTGAACAAGTCAAAGCAGGGCTCAGTGGGTAAACAAGAGGACAGCTTGGAGCTACGATTGAAGAAAGGGGCTCACTGCCTTATAGAGAACGGCGTGAACAAGGATCTATATGGAGTG ATTGAGGGCGTGGATGAGGACAATGCAAGGCTGATGGTAAAACTGACTATCAGTGGGAAGCTGGTGTCTGTCAGCCAGTATAACACCAAGCTGGTAGCCGCGGATGAGTACCAGAAATACTCAAAATACATAA ATAAAGGGGCAGCCGACAGGTATAAAGAAAAAGAGGACAAAAGGAAGGAGAAGGAAGAGAGAGAAGAACAAAAGTACGCGGAGTCAAAACACGGGGACAAACGTGGACGGGAGTGGGAGAGATCCGGGAGCAGAGAACGGGCACGGGACAAACATGGTCGGAAAAAGGATAAGCGGAAAGATCGGGAACATGATGAGAAGTCCAGCAAGAAGAGAAAATATGACGATGATAG ACCGGAGTCCAGCAGCTCATACACAAATGGCAGCGGTTCATCTCAGCGAGCCCCACCCCTCTGGCTGAAACCCAACCTGCGGGTCAGGTTGGTTGATGAACATTTCAAGAAGGGGAAATATTTCAACACAAAG CTTGTGATAGTGGACGTGATGGACAGAGACCATTGTGTGTGCAAGACCGAGGAAGGCAAGATTCTTGAAG ACATCTCACAGACCATGCTGGAGACGGTGGTGCCGCGGTCCGACTCTTCCTACGTCTCCATTATATCAGGGAAACACAGAGGACAG TTAGCTCACGTGTTAGAGAGAGACAAGAGAAAATATCTGGCCACGTTACAGTTGCTTAGCGACAGGGACACGGTGTTACAGCTCGACTATGACTCTATATGTGAATATGTTGGCGATATCAATGAAgaatatgatttttga